A region of Modestobacter marinus DNA encodes the following proteins:
- a CDS encoding TspO/MBR family protein, with the protein MPARPRLLAAAGPAAAALIGGLSTDPDSRWFRSLDKPSWYPPPQTFGIVWTALYAGTAWAAGEVLSHAEPASRRSFARAYAVNLVLNTAWTPLFFRAHRPWAATVECAALTVSTVDLVRRAAAVSSPAAAVLVPYAGWTAFATALSAAIARRT; encoded by the coding sequence ATGCCCGCTCGCCCGCGCCTGCTGGCGGCCGCCGGTCCGGCGGCCGCCGCCCTGATCGGCGGCCTGTCCACCGACCCCGACAGCCGGTGGTTCCGGTCGCTGGACAAGCCGTCCTGGTATCCCCCGCCGCAGACCTTCGGCATCGTCTGGACCGCCCTCTACGCCGGCACCGCCTGGGCCGCCGGCGAGGTGCTCAGTCACGCCGAGCCGGCCTCCCGCCGGTCGTTCGCCCGCGCCTACGCGGTGAACCTGGTGCTGAACACCGCGTGGACCCCGCTGTTCTTCCGCGCCCACCGGCCCTGGGCGGCCACCGTGGAGTGCGCGGCGCTGACGGTCTCGACGGTCGACCTGGTGCGCCGGGCAGCCGCCGTCAGCAGCCCGGCAGCGGCCGTGCTCGTCCCGTACGCGGGGTGGACGGCCTTCGCCACGGCGCTGTCCGCGGCGATCGCCCGCCGCACCTGA
- a CDS encoding class I SAM-dependent methyltransferase → MTTTLTTLDEAEVLSERLFGAAVQSLELFAVHLGRRLGLYRVLADGRARTAAELAADAGIAERYAREWLDQQAVAGLLDTDDGEPSTGRRYRLGAAHARVLTVADDPLHAAPLASMLAGIGQALPDVVEAYRSGGGVPYARYGEDFRDGQGGVNRPAFTHDLVQDWLPAVPDVHSRLASGARVADVGCGQGWSTQAIARAYPASTVVGVDVDAGSVADAAATLDDDLADRVSYVVADAARLDALGVFDVVVMLETLHDIGRPVEALAAVRAALADGGTLVVADERVAPSFSAPGDEVERMMLGWSVVHCLPAAIATGDHDAIGTAIRPSVVVDLARQAGFGTVEVLPIDNPLFRFYRIQD, encoded by the coding sequence ATGACGACCACCCTCACCACCCTCGACGAGGCGGAGGTGCTGTCCGAACGCCTGTTCGGCGCCGCCGTCCAGTCGCTGGAGCTGTTCGCGGTGCACCTGGGCCGGCGACTCGGCCTCTACCGCGTGCTGGCCGACGGCCGGGCCAGGACCGCTGCCGAGCTCGCGGCCGACGCCGGGATCGCCGAGCGCTACGCCCGCGAGTGGCTCGACCAGCAGGCCGTCGCCGGCCTGCTGGACACCGACGACGGCGAGCCGTCCACCGGGCGGCGGTACCGCCTCGGCGCCGCCCACGCCAGGGTGCTGACCGTGGCGGACGACCCGCTGCACGCCGCCCCGCTGGCCTCGATGCTCGCCGGCATCGGTCAGGCCCTGCCCGACGTGGTCGAGGCCTACCGGTCCGGCGGCGGGGTGCCCTACGCCCGCTACGGCGAGGACTTCCGGGACGGTCAGGGCGGGGTCAACCGGCCGGCCTTCACCCACGACCTCGTCCAGGACTGGCTCCCGGCCGTGCCCGACGTCCACTCCCGGCTCGCGTCCGGGGCCCGGGTGGCCGACGTCGGTTGCGGGCAGGGCTGGTCGACGCAGGCCATCGCCCGGGCCTACCCGGCCAGCACGGTCGTCGGGGTGGACGTGGACGCGGGCTCGGTCGCCGATGCCGCCGCCACGCTGGACGACGACCTCGCGGACCGGGTCAGCTACGTCGTCGCCGACGCGGCCCGGCTCGATGCGCTCGGCGTCTTCGACGTCGTCGTGATGCTGGAGACGCTGCACGACATCGGCCGCCCGGTGGAGGCCCTGGCCGCCGTCCGTGCGGCCCTGGCGGACGGGGGGACGCTCGTCGTCGCCGACGAGCGGGTCGCCCCGTCGTTCTCCGCCCCCGGCGACGAGGTCGAACGCATGATGCTCGGCTGGAGCGTCGTCCACTGCCTGCCCGCGGCGATCGCCACGGGTGACCACGACGCCATCGGCACGGCCATCCGGCCCTCCGTGGTCGTCGACCTGGCCCGGCAGGCCGGGTTCGGCACCGTCGAGGTGCTGCCCATCGACAACCCGCTGTTCCGGTTCTATCGGATCCAGGACTGA
- a CDS encoding dirigent protein, translated as MSDISRRSVLAAAAAVLTVPLLGGLAVRQVDTGPPGNDRPPAPAQPFEFDVSEDGTRFVFEDDPVFSDGLPAAGNSFVTQGWIYLDGTLGDHDGVVVDAAGQAQPEFPEEVIGEWTCWGFFIGAGAHSTHDAWVATTQVFEFSDGSTLTSIGTELPQQAGTVDRAVTGGTGSYAGARGEMAQTTNGHNGTDGVNADFVVHLADGSHPSAGD; from the coding sequence ATGTCCGACATCTCCAGGCGCTCGGTCCTGGCCGCGGCCGCCGCCGTGCTCACCGTCCCCCTGCTGGGTGGTCTGGCCGTCCGTCAGGTCGACACCGGTCCGCCCGGCAACGACCGGCCCCCGGCTCCGGCGCAGCCGTTCGAGTTCGACGTCTCCGAGGACGGCACGCGGTTCGTGTTCGAGGACGACCCGGTGTTCTCCGACGGGCTCCCGGCCGCGGGCAACAGCTTCGTCACCCAGGGCTGGATCTACCTGGACGGGACCCTCGGCGACCACGACGGGGTCGTCGTGGACGCGGCAGGTCAGGCCCAGCCGGAGTTCCCCGAGGAGGTCATCGGGGAGTGGACCTGCTGGGGGTTCTTCATCGGCGCGGGAGCGCATTCGACCCACGACGCCTGGGTCGCCACGACCCAGGTCTTCGAGTTCTCCGACGGGTCCACCCTGACCTCGATCGGGACCGAGCTGCCCCAGCAGGCGGGGACCGTCGACCGGGCGGTCACGGGTGGGACGGGGAGCTACGCCGGAGCCCGCGGGGAGATGGCCCAGACCACCAACGGGCACAACGGCACCGACGGGGTGAACGCCGACTTCGTCGTCCACCTCGCTGACGGGTCCCACCCGTCGGCCGGGGACTGA
- a CDS encoding heparan-alpha-glucosaminide N-acetyltransferase domain-containing protein — protein MSSSPDIEGTVSGAPPAPGSMPVPAGSSTAAPAVRPPVPGGVPQLPHACDVVPSGDVAGTPSSTAGPARSTPRLVGIDAARGFALVGMIAVHNLDATDADGTASLAWTLSAGKSAALFALLAGVGIAFASGGRRRPTGRTWTAQAASLLVRALLIGAVGLALGYLVPTDSAGVILPYYAVLFVLAVPLLSLSSRALVVLATVVVVAVPGLSHLLRAGTEPVVVPNLTFTALLDHPLQALTELTLTGQYPALAWTAYLCVGLALGRAALSSRLVLAGVVLVGAALAVVPVAVSWLLLDVSGGRARLEEVALQSMTSAEYADVVASGWSGTTPTDTGWWLATMAPHSGTSLDLAHTIGVALVVLGVCILLGRLTTSLLRPLAAAGSMTLTLYCLHLVLLSAPALPGGPAGFLLQVAVVVAFALLWSRSHARGPFEEIVAEAAGAVRRSVAAAGATEHRGAHRRG, from the coding sequence ATGTCGTCCTCACCTGACATCGAGGGGACGGTCAGCGGCGCCCCGCCGGCGCCCGGATCGATGCCCGTCCCGGCCGGTTCGTCGACCGCGGCGCCGGCTGTCCGTCCGCCGGTCCCCGGCGGCGTCCCGCAGCTGCCGCATGCCTGCGACGTGGTCCCGTCGGGCGACGTGGCCGGGACGCCGTCGAGCACGGCAGGACCCGCACGGTCGACGCCCCGGCTGGTCGGCATCGACGCCGCGCGGGGCTTCGCCCTGGTCGGGATGATCGCGGTGCACAACCTGGACGCCACCGACGCGGACGGCACGGCGTCGCTGGCGTGGACCCTCTCGGCGGGCAAGTCGGCGGCGCTGTTCGCCCTGCTGGCCGGGGTGGGCATCGCCTTCGCCAGCGGGGGCCGGCGGCGGCCGACGGGACGGACGTGGACCGCCCAGGCGGCGTCGCTGCTGGTCCGCGCGCTCCTCATCGGCGCGGTCGGGCTGGCCCTCGGGTACCTGGTCCCGACGGACTCCGCCGGGGTGATCCTCCCGTACTACGCCGTCCTGTTCGTGCTGGCCGTCCCGCTGCTGTCCCTGTCCAGCCGCGCCCTGGTGGTCCTGGCGACGGTGGTCGTGGTCGCCGTCCCCGGCCTCAGCCACCTGCTCCGGGCCGGCACGGAACCGGTGGTCGTCCCCAACCTGACGTTCACCGCGCTGCTGGACCACCCGCTGCAGGCGCTGACCGAGCTGACCCTCACCGGCCAGTACCCGGCGCTCGCGTGGACGGCCTACCTGTGCGTCGGCCTCGCCCTCGGCCGCGCCGCGCTCTCCAGCCGGCTCGTCCTCGCGGGCGTGGTCCTCGTCGGTGCCGCGCTGGCCGTCGTCCCGGTGGCGGTGTCCTGGCTGCTGCTCGACGTGTCCGGTGGCCGGGCCCGGCTGGAGGAGGTGGCCCTGCAGTCGATGACGTCGGCGGAGTACGCCGACGTGGTGGCCTCCGGGTGGAGCGGGACGACGCCGACGGACACCGGCTGGTGGCTGGCCACGATGGCGCCGCACTCCGGCACGTCGCTGGACCTCGCCCACACGATCGGCGTCGCCCTCGTGGTGCTCGGGGTGTGCATCCTGCTCGGTCGCCTCACCACCTCGCTGCTGCGGCCCCTGGCCGCCGCGGGGAGCATGACGCTGACCCTCTACTGCCTGCACCTGGTCCTGCTCAGCGCCCCCGCGCTGCCCGGTGGGCCGGCGGGCTTCCTGCTGCAGGTCGCCGTCGTGGTGGCGTTCGCGCTGCTGTGGAGTCGCTCCCACGCCCGGGGCCCGTTCGAGGAGATCGTCGCGGAGGCCGCCGGTGCCGTGCGCCGCAGTGTCGCGGCCGCGGGGGCGACGGAGCACCGCGGCGCCCACCGCAGGGGCTGA
- a CDS encoding TPM domain-containing protein, whose translation MVVLLTAGPASAGPPRELPGQLTDDTIVIGAADRQVVQQAMDRLAAERGIGLHAVFVSDFDAVPASTWAGRTAELSGLGDSDVLLAVAVGGGTYEYGSWVGEGSTLPVADVQGVLTDEVAPDLAARRWTDAVLTLAGRLQSLAETAPSPETTAGPATTAASETPAGSGTTAGSGTTDGYGTATAADTATGPRASEEALPWSGTTTVVVIGVLAVVLLSGHLLSRRRTVSSSTR comes from the coding sequence GTGGTCGTTCTCCTCACCGCCGGGCCGGCGTCGGCCGGCCCGCCGCGGGAGCTGCCCGGACAGCTCACGGACGACACGATCGTGATCGGCGCTGCGGACCGGCAGGTGGTCCAGCAGGCCATGGACCGGTTGGCGGCGGAGCGGGGCATCGGTCTGCACGCCGTCTTCGTCTCCGACTTCGACGCCGTCCCGGCCTCCACCTGGGCGGGACGGACCGCCGAGCTGTCCGGACTCGGCGACTCCGACGTCCTCCTGGCCGTGGCCGTCGGCGGGGGGACGTACGAGTACGGGTCGTGGGTGGGCGAGGGGTCCACGCTGCCCGTGGCCGACGTCCAGGGCGTGCTGACCGACGAGGTGGCCCCGGACCTGGCGGCCCGACGCTGGACCGACGCGGTGCTCACGCTGGCCGGCCGGCTCCAGTCCCTCGCCGAGACGGCGCCCAGCCCCGAGACCACAGCCGGTCCTGCGACCACCGCCGCCTCCGAGACGCCGGCCGGCTCCGGGACCACAGCCGGCTCCGGGACCACCGACGGCTACGGCACGGCGACAGCCGCCGACACCGCGACCGGACCGCGGGCGAGCGAGGAGGCGCTGCCGTGGTCGGGGACGACCACGGTCGTGGTGATCGGCGTCCTCGCCGTGGTGCTCCTGAGTGGCCACCTCCTCTCCCGCCGCCGGACCGTGAGCAGCTCGACCCGGTAG
- a CDS encoding methyltransferase domain-containing protein yields MLDRLGAHVQAFIRRLVVVFLATADARGEADCSSRAGPPGFVAVLDLPSRRAARHAGGVPPAPAAVHHPVFARVFGRLAAAGERSGLAELRGRVLADTAGRVLEVGAGSGSNFAHYPPAVTQVVAVEPEPYLRGLAEQAARRAPVPVDVVDGVAEALPAGEGEFDTVVSTLVLCSVADQPRALRELHRVLRPGGRLVFWEHVRAERPPLTIVQDALDRTVWPVLCGGCHVGRDTATAITAAGFTMERLERHRLPDTRIPLPMAPHVLGTARRAEPAR; encoded by the coding sequence GTGCTCGACCGCCTCGGTGCGCACGTGCAGGCGTTCATCCGGCGCCTGGTCGTGGTGTTCCTCGCGACTGCTGATGCACGTGGCGAGGCGGACTGCTCCTCCCGCGCCGGCCCGCCGGGGTTCGTCGCCGTGCTCGACCTACCGAGTCGGCGGGCCGCTCGGCATGCTGGGGGAGTGCCTCCGGCTCCTGCTGCTGTCCACCATCCCGTCTTCGCCCGGGTCTTCGGCCGACTTGCCGCGGCGGGGGAGCGGTCCGGGCTGGCCGAGCTGCGGGGCAGGGTGCTCGCCGACACGGCCGGCCGGGTGCTGGAGGTCGGGGCGGGGTCCGGCAGCAACTTCGCGCACTACCCGCCCGCGGTGACCCAGGTGGTCGCCGTCGAGCCGGAGCCGTACCTGCGTGGACTGGCCGAGCAGGCTGCCCGACGAGCACCCGTGCCGGTGGACGTGGTGGACGGCGTCGCGGAGGCCCTGCCCGCCGGCGAGGGTGAGTTCGACACCGTCGTCAGCACGCTGGTCCTGTGCAGCGTGGCCGACCAGCCGCGTGCGCTGCGCGAGCTGCACCGGGTGCTGCGCCCCGGCGGGCGGCTGGTCTTCTGGGAGCACGTGCGGGCCGAGCGGCCGCCGCTGACGATCGTGCAGGACGCCCTCGACCGGACAGTCTGGCCCGTGCTGTGCGGCGGGTGCCACGTCGGGCGCGACACCGCCACGGCGATCACCGCGGCCGGCTTCACGATGGAGCGCCTGGAGCGCCACCGCCTGCCGGACACGCGCATCCCGCTCCCCATGGCGCCGCACGTCCTGGGCACCGCGCGGCGGGCCGAGCCGGCACGGTGA
- a CDS encoding ATP-binding protein encodes MAPRQVVHSSLVGRDDDVRRVRALLTGHRLVTVVGPGGVGKTRVASAVAEEGGGLPVSLCELAAVADPAGVPAAVTEALGFGSLSGAALGLADAERLVLLDNAEHHLDAVADVAQALLTEVPGLRLLVTSQVPLGLPGERVTVLAPLPVPDGDDPVAALASPAVQLFAARAREAGADLVLDDPTAVCVAALCRRLDGLPLAIELAAARSRTLGPADMLRHLDARFQLLTSARGHRPDRQQSLESAIGWSHARLDPAVQRFFARLGTFRGPFSDEAAHAVAADDGDTLATSLTRLDALVTPSLLTTASRLGRTWYSLPESLRLFARDRLSEAGELELCEERAVRRHTADAEQIVRLSQRSWPGELFAALLSTQLNLQEGIRWCLGHDADADRAFSLFIPLWGVVHNARAETVLALGDQLLDRWDDPALPLWCEVVATTATAAIVTGDLARGRGLAERVLDSAGPGDSPRRLGEAMATRALHMVRRADGEWAAALSIVERGIDAAYGGGWVACAHELEIIRALATSRVRGRAAGLEVAREVQRGLTDADGPILGVFAVVTCAGLMDTSDPAGTVTLFSAALDQASSAGYPWGVGTAHRGLAAVALGQGDLAGAAAHLTRSLDVFVALGHDAEVATTLRWAAATLSTAGRASAAEVAQAAVPPGMSELPALEELLLEPLPAAVRPLSAAGLRAALAVARPGLADLAGATGGSGPAPAAGPPDERPRTGSRTPRPGPGTWSREGPLWVITFAGRTVRTPDAKGLADLAVLVGRPNVEVSAAELMGAAVESPDLGPMIDETAKAQYRRRVADLQDDVLEAEDLGDLGRAEQARLELDQLLAELASSTGLGGRTRRAGAVDERARSAVTWRIRDAIKRLAQVHPSLGDHLRTTVRTGRWCAYEPADEVHWEVLGR; translated from the coding sequence ATGGCCCCACGGCAGGTGGTCCATTCCTCCCTCGTCGGACGCGACGACGACGTGCGACGGGTCCGCGCGCTCCTGACCGGGCACCGGCTCGTCACGGTGGTGGGCCCCGGTGGCGTCGGGAAGACGCGCGTCGCGTCGGCGGTCGCGGAGGAGGGAGGCGGCCTGCCGGTGAGCCTGTGCGAGCTCGCGGCCGTCGCCGACCCCGCGGGGGTCCCGGCAGCCGTCACCGAGGCGCTCGGGTTCGGGTCGCTGTCCGGAGCGGCCCTCGGCCTGGCCGACGCCGAGCGACTGGTGCTGCTGGACAACGCCGAGCACCACCTGGACGCGGTGGCCGACGTCGCCCAGGCACTGCTCACGGAGGTCCCGGGCCTGCGGTTGCTGGTCACCAGCCAGGTCCCGCTCGGGCTGCCCGGCGAGCGGGTGACCGTGCTGGCGCCCCTCCCGGTCCCGGACGGCGACGACCCGGTCGCCGCCCTGGCCTCACCCGCCGTGCAGCTGTTCGCCGCGCGTGCGCGTGAGGCCGGGGCCGACCTCGTCCTGGACGACCCGACCGCCGTGTGCGTGGCCGCGCTCTGCCGCCGACTCGACGGCCTGCCCCTGGCGATCGAGCTCGCGGCGGCGCGCTCCCGGACCCTGGGCCCCGCGGACATGCTCCGCCACCTGGACGCCCGCTTCCAGCTGCTGACCAGCGCGCGGGGGCACCGGCCGGACCGGCAGCAGAGCCTGGAGTCGGCGATCGGCTGGTCGCACGCCCGGCTGGACCCGGCGGTCCAGCGCTTCTTCGCCCGGCTGGGCACCTTCCGCGGGCCGTTCTCCGACGAGGCGGCGCACGCCGTCGCGGCCGACGACGGCGACACGCTGGCGACCTCCCTGACCCGGCTCGACGCGCTGGTCACCCCCTCGCTGCTCACGACGGCGTCCCGGCTGGGCCGCACCTGGTACTCCCTCCCGGAGAGCCTCCGGTTGTTCGCCCGCGACCGGCTGTCCGAGGCCGGTGAGCTGGAGCTCTGCGAGGAGCGGGCGGTGCGCCGGCACACCGCCGACGCCGAGCAGATCGTCCGGCTCTCCCAGCGCTCCTGGCCCGGGGAGCTCTTCGCGGCGCTGCTGTCCACCCAGCTGAACCTGCAGGAGGGCATCCGGTGGTGCCTGGGCCACGACGCGGACGCAGATCGCGCCTTCTCGCTCTTCATCCCGCTCTGGGGGGTGGTGCACAACGCCCGCGCGGAGACCGTCCTCGCCCTGGGGGACCAGCTGCTCGACCGCTGGGACGACCCGGCCCTGCCGCTCTGGTGCGAGGTCGTCGCGACGACCGCCACCGCCGCGATCGTCACCGGCGACCTGGCCCGCGGGCGGGGCCTCGCCGAGCGGGTCCTGGACTCCGCCGGGCCCGGGGACTCCCCGCGTCGCCTCGGCGAGGCGATGGCCACCCGGGCCCTCCACATGGTCCGTCGGGCGGACGGCGAGTGGGCCGCGGCGCTGTCGATCGTCGAGCGCGGCATCGATGCCGCGTACGGAGGGGGCTGGGTGGCCTGCGCGCACGAGCTGGAGATCATCCGGGCGCTGGCCACCAGCCGGGTCCGTGGCCGCGCGGCCGGCCTGGAGGTCGCCCGTGAGGTGCAGCGCGGGTTGACCGACGCCGACGGTCCGATCCTCGGGGTCTTCGCCGTCGTCACCTGCGCGGGGCTGATGGACACCAGCGACCCGGCCGGCACGGTCACCCTCTTCTCCGCCGCACTGGACCAGGCGTCGTCAGCGGGCTACCCGTGGGGTGTGGGCACCGCACACCGCGGGCTGGCGGCGGTCGCGCTGGGGCAGGGCGACCTGGCCGGGGCGGCCGCCCACCTGACCCGGTCCCTGGACGTCTTCGTCGCGCTGGGGCACGACGCGGAGGTCGCCACCACGTTGCGGTGGGCGGCGGCGACGCTGTCGACGGCCGGGCGAGCGTCGGCCGCGGAGGTGGCGCAGGCCGCCGTCCCCCCGGGCATGTCCGAGCTGCCGGCGCTGGAGGAGCTGCTGCTGGAACCGCTCCCGGCCGCCGTGCGCCCGCTGTCCGCCGCGGGCCTGCGGGCAGCCCTCGCCGTCGCGCGACCCGGCCTCGCCGACCTCGCCGGCGCCACCGGTGGCTCCGGGCCGGCGCCGGCGGCCGGACCACCGGACGAGCGGCCACGGACTGGATCGCGGACTCCGCGGCCCGGACCGGGCACCTGGTCGCGCGAGGGCCCGCTCTGGGTGATCACCTTCGCCGGCCGCACGGTCCGGACACCGGATGCCAAGGGCCTGGCCGACCTGGCCGTCCTGGTGGGGAGGCCGAACGTCGAGGTCTCCGCGGCCGAGCTGATGGGAGCCGCCGTCGAGAGCCCCGACCTCGGCCCGATGATCGACGAGACCGCCAAGGCGCAGTACCGCCGGCGGGTGGCGGACCTGCAGGACGACGTCCTCGAGGCCGAGGACCTCGGCGACCTCGGTCGCGCCGAGCAGGCTCGGCTCGAGCTGGACCAGCTGCTGGCGGAGCTGGCCAGCAGCACCGGTCTCGGCGGGCGGACCCGCCGCGCGGGCGCCGTCGACGAGCGCGCACGTTCGGCGGTGACGTGGCGCATCCGCGATGCGATCAAGCGGCTGGCCCAGGTCCACCCGTCGCTCGGGGACCACCTGCGGACGACGGTGCGGACCGGGCGCTGGTGCGCCTACGAGCCGGCTGACGAGGTGCACTGGGAGGTCCTCGGGAGGTGA
- a CDS encoding alpha/beta hydrolase family protein codes for MHAFFTDDDFQFAVENVLGSTWSRAADVGEVLATVDRIPNRDARAWVEQWSATAERVAGEARAAEAAGHLRSAAARWLRAAGYWSEASDKADSTDGATQLWESHRHAWDRFVDCTVAVGDVAVERLEIPWAGTTLPGYSFRRAADTAPRRTLVYTNGSDGSVVGAWSRGIAEALARGWNAMTYDGPGQNAALMRQGLTFRPDWENVLTPVIDALTERSDVDPGRIAVMGISQGGYWVPRAAAHEHRIAAAVADPGVVDVSTTMLQQLPHFLVRLLDDGKREQFDRDMAWALKLSPATRATMRWRMRPYGVTSPFDFFTAAREYALTDEQLAAITCPMLVTDPEHEQFWPGQSARMAAALTCPVTLLPFTADEGADGHCEPAAVGLRNERVFDWLDEHVPAPDR; via the coding sequence GTGCACGCCTTCTTCACCGACGACGACTTCCAGTTCGCCGTCGAGAACGTCCTCGGCAGCACCTGGTCCCGCGCGGCCGACGTCGGTGAGGTGCTGGCCACCGTCGACCGGATCCCGAACCGCGACGCGCGCGCCTGGGTCGAGCAGTGGTCCGCGACCGCCGAGCGGGTCGCCGGCGAGGCGCGCGCCGCCGAGGCGGCCGGGCACCTCCGCAGCGCCGCGGCCCGCTGGCTGCGCGCCGCCGGCTACTGGTCCGAGGCGTCGGACAAGGCCGACTCCACCGACGGCGCCACGCAGCTGTGGGAGTCCCACCGCCACGCGTGGGACCGGTTCGTCGACTGCACCGTGGCCGTCGGCGACGTGGCCGTGGAGCGCCTCGAGATCCCCTGGGCGGGGACGACCCTGCCCGGGTACTCCTTCCGCCGCGCGGCCGACACCGCCCCCCGGCGGACGCTGGTCTACACCAACGGCAGTGACGGCTCCGTCGTCGGAGCCTGGTCCCGGGGCATCGCCGAGGCCCTCGCCCGCGGCTGGAACGCGATGACCTACGACGGCCCGGGGCAGAACGCCGCGCTGATGCGCCAGGGCCTGACCTTCCGCCCGGACTGGGAGAACGTCCTGACGCCGGTCATCGACGCCCTGACCGAGCGGTCGGACGTCGACCCCGGCCGGATCGCGGTCATGGGCATCAGCCAGGGCGGCTACTGGGTGCCCCGGGCGGCGGCCCACGAGCACCGCATCGCGGCCGCGGTCGCCGATCCCGGGGTGGTCGACGTCTCCACGACCATGCTGCAGCAGCTCCCGCACTTCCTCGTGCGGCTGCTGGACGACGGGAAGCGGGAGCAGTTCGACAGGGACATGGCGTGGGCCCTGAAGCTCTCCCCCGCGACCCGGGCCACGATGCGGTGGCGGATGCGGCCCTACGGGGTCACCTCGCCGTTCGACTTCTTCACCGCCGCCCGCGAGTACGCGCTGACCGACGAGCAGCTGGCCGCGATCACCTGCCCGATGCTGGTCACCGATCCCGAGCACGAGCAGTTCTGGCCCGGGCAGTCCGCCCGGATGGCCGCCGCGCTCACCTGCCCGGTCACGCTGCTGCCCTTCACGGCCGACGAGGGGGCCGACGGGCACTGCGAACCGGCGGCGGTCGGGCTGCGCAACGAGCGGGTCTTCGACTGGCTCGACGAGCACGTCCCTGCACCTGACCGCTGA